A single Parabacteroides timonensis DNA region contains:
- a CDS encoding DUF202 domain-containing protein has translation MEKLKNHEEIILRDLLALERTRLANERTLFSYIRTSLYLLTVGMGIFEIEIIQHLRMVAWICLVAGVILFIVGINRYYHLKKYLKSYITENTESQS, from the coding sequence ATGGAGAAATTAAAAAATCATGAGGAAATTATTTTAAGAGATCTTCTTGCACTCGAAAGAACCAGGTTGGCTAATGAGCGGACACTCTTTTCTTATATACGTACTTCTTTATACCTTTTGACGGTAGGAATGGGGATATTTGAGATCGAAATTATCCAGCATTTGAGAATGGTGGCATGGATCTGTTTAGTAGCAGGTGTAATCCTGTTTATTGTAGGAATTAATAGGTATTATCATTTAAAGAAGTATTTGAAATCGTATATTACTGAAAATACGGAATCTCAATCATGA
- a CDS encoding alpha/beta hydrolase, with product MEENKASSPGIWKRLSLLINWFSKKEVKDINVYFISGMCYNCKVFDKLRLPKGFNKVYIEWYIPRPDETLSEYARTMAKAIDATSPFVLIGYSFGAVIMQEMTLFLKPSKCVIISSFKSKKEIPILFQAVRKVNLMEFMPKRLFSSTDFITNAFNRLVYNASNSDLAEYMTVTDPVYIKWALEQITDWIPDNKSEHLYHIHGTADQIFPYDRLENVFPVEGGDHLMVVKKAGTVNSILDSILLRKED from the coding sequence ATGGAAGAAAATAAAGCGTCATCACCCGGGATATGGAAGCGTTTATCATTATTGATAAATTGGTTTTCGAAAAAGGAGGTAAAGGATATCAATGTCTATTTTATTTCCGGGATGTGCTATAATTGCAAGGTTTTCGATAAATTGCGTCTTCCTAAAGGATTTAATAAAGTATATATCGAGTGGTATATCCCCAGACCTGATGAAACACTATCAGAATATGCCCGTACAATGGCGAAAGCTATAGATGCGACTTCTCCTTTTGTCCTGATAGGTTATTCTTTCGGAGCAGTGATTATGCAGGAGATGACTCTTTTCCTGAAACCTTCGAAATGTGTTATCATTTCTTCCTTTAAAAGTAAAAAGGAAATCCCTATCCTCTTTCAGGCAGTTAGGAAAGTAAACCTGATGGAATTTATGCCTAAGCGACTCTTTTCTTCCACCGATTTTATAACAAATGCTTTCAACCGATTGGTTTATAACGCCTCCAATTCAGATCTGGCAGAATATATGACTGTAACAGATCCTGTCTATATAAAATGGGCTCTTGAACAGATTACCGATTGGATACCAGACAATAAGAGTGAGCACCTGTATCATATTCATGGTACGGCTGATCAGATATTTCCTTATGACCGGTTGGAAAATGTGTTTCCTGTTGAGGGAGGAGATCATTTGATGGTAGTAAAGAAAGCTGGTACTGTCAACTCCATACTCGATAGTATCCTGTTGCGAAAAGAAGATTAG